One part of the Salinivirga cyanobacteriivorans genome encodes these proteins:
- a CDS encoding cytochrome c3 family protein: MQKLILILPALLFLFFQGTAVAQDNEPEMVDMNRTCFQCHGNSHYGVYIEMTDTRERRIMNPYYIVDSIGYMEGVHGTFACIHCHNYEYETYPHKASLKLEPQYKCMDCHGGDDLFAEFHFDEISEQVNESVHVKAIGDNFTCAKCHDPHTYKLIARDSTSMIKEIVAGNNAMCLDCHGDLTRYQLFTEQEQPQIMETHDWLPNQELHFKNVRCIECHTSVQDTMNVSHKILAKEKAVKKCVECHSTNSLLSNKLYKYKRTSDRSSGFYNDVILNEAYVVGANRNKHLNNISLLIFALTFGGILVHIIMRIVKR, encoded by the coding sequence ATGCAAAAACTGATTCTGATACTGCCAGCATTATTGTTTCTTTTTTTTCAAGGGACGGCTGTTGCGCAGGATAATGAGCCCGAAATGGTCGATATGAACCGTACATGCTTCCAATGTCATGGCAATTCGCATTATGGTGTTTATATCGAAATGACTGATACGCGTGAGCGTCGTATTATGAATCCTTATTATATTGTAGACAGTATTGGCTATATGGAAGGTGTGCATGGTACTTTTGCTTGTATCCATTGTCATAATTATGAGTATGAAACATACCCACACAAGGCTTCTTTAAAATTGGAGCCCCAATATAAATGTATGGATTGTCACGGTGGTGACGACCTTTTCGCAGAATTCCATTTTGATGAAATATCAGAGCAGGTAAATGAAAGTGTGCACGTTAAGGCTATTGGTGATAACTTTACATGTGCCAAATGCCACGACCCACATACATATAAGCTTATTGCGCGTGATAGCACAAGTATGATTAAAGAAATTGTTGCTGGTAATAATGCAATGTGCCTTGATTGTCATGGGGACCTTACCCGTTATCAACTTTTTACCGAACAGGAGCAACCCCAAATCATGGAGACACATGATTGGCTACCCAATCAGGAGCTGCATTTTAAAAATGTACGATGTATCGAATGCCATACTTCAGTTCAAGATACCATGAATGTGTCGCATAAAATTTTGGCCAAGGAAAAAGCAGTGAAAAAGTGTGTTGAATGTCACTCTACAAATTCTCTCCTAAGCAATAAGCTTTATAAATATAAGCGAACTTCCGACCGGTCATCCGGCTTTTATAATGATGTAATCTTAAATGAGGCTTACGTTGTTGGAGCCAACAGAAATAAGCACCTGAATAATATCAGCCTGCTGATTTTTGCGCTGACCTTTGGCGGTATTTTGGTTCATATTATCATGCGAATTGTAAAAAGATAA
- a CDS encoding c-type cytochrome, producing the protein MKKTYLAILVSAIAMAFILMSFSLPQDKQYGPEWDIPAKYKNMENPHKGDKSLKNVGRSLYMKHCRSCHGNKGEGDGPKSRMLETAMRDFGSEEVQSKTDGELYYMSIIGRDEMPNYESKIEYEEDRWALINYIRSMK; encoded by the coding sequence ATGAAAAAGACCTATTTAGCAATTCTAGTATCAGCCATAGCAATGGCTTTTATTCTAATGTCCTTCAGTTTACCACAAGATAAACAGTACGGACCAGAGTGGGATATTCCAGCCAAGTATAAGAATATGGAAAACCCGCACAAAGGAGATAAGTCGCTTAAAAATGTTGGGCGCAGCCTTTATATGAAACACTGCCGCTCTTGTCATGGAAACAAAGGTGAGGGAGACGGCCCAAAATCTCGTATGCTAGAAACCGCTATGCGTGATTTCGGTTCAGAAGAGGTGCAGTCAAAAACCGATGGTGAACTGTATTACATGTCTATTATCGGACGCGATGAAATGCCCAATTATGAGTCGAAAATTGAATATGAAGAAGATCGTTGGGCTCTGATTAATTATATCAGATCAATGAAATAG
- a CDS encoding DUF5777 family beta-barrel protein codes for MKKILLLLPVLFLSCQFLIAQETEKETKSRPVRAPFESPYLLDNQTTFILPEKTLQMAIQHKFGTMEEGISDLYGIYSSANIRIGFDYVPYKNVQVGYGLTRTNMTHDFNAKWTVFEQTRDNSRPLGLALYRNMGIDGREKENLGAQNAFPQRLSYFGQLIMSRKFGYRVSVQLGASFSHFNMTDTSRFDYDRVGIHFNGRVRVAPTGNIVFNYDQPLDFLRLSGTEEYELNPNITIGYEIVTSTHAFHLYMGYTNHLLPQYAMVRETKEFELEQFNFGFTITRLWSF; via the coding sequence ATGAAGAAAATACTACTTCTTTTACCGGTTTTATTCTTAAGCTGTCAGTTTTTGATTGCTCAGGAAACTGAAAAAGAAACTAAATCCAGACCTGTTAGAGCTCCTTTTGAGAGCCCTTATTTGCTCGACAATCAAACCACATTTATTTTGCCTGAGAAAACACTTCAAATGGCAATTCAACACAAGTTTGGTACAATGGAAGAGGGAATTTCAGATTTATATGGAATCTACTCTTCGGCAAATATTCGAATAGGATTTGATTATGTGCCTTACAAAAATGTGCAGGTAGGCTATGGTCTTACCAGGACTAATATGACGCATGACTTCAATGCAAAGTGGACTGTTTTTGAACAAACACGCGATAACTCCCGCCCTCTTGGCTTAGCACTTTACAGAAATATGGGCATTGATGGACGTGAAAAAGAAAATCTGGGGGCCCAGAATGCCTTTCCACAAAGGTTATCTTACTTCGGGCAGCTCATCATGAGCCGTAAGTTTGGATACAGAGTAAGTGTACAGCTTGGAGCAAGTTTTTCTCACTTTAATATGACCGATACTTCACGATTCGATTACGATCGCGTAGGTATACATTTCAATGGAAGGGTTAGAGTCGCTCCAACAGGCAATATCGTATTTAATTATGATCAGCCACTTGACTTCCTGAGACTATCGGGAACAGAAGAATATGAACTAAATCCAAATATTACTATTGGATATGAGATCGTAACCAGTACCCATGCATTTCATTTATACATGGGTTACACAAATCACTTATTGCCTCAATATGCAATGGTGCGTGAGACCAAAGAATTTGAGCTCGAGCAGTTTAATTTTGGTTTTACCATTACAAGGTTATGGTCATTTTAA
- a CDS encoding ammonia-forming cytochrome c nitrite reductase subunit c552 yields MHAAGANVGYAGGRNDCAACHSHEGFVETQHTGRDTTAADIPIPTAIACNTCHDDHNTLDFENDGTDYAMRTKEAVTLLIDGTSLDFEGSSNLCASCHQPRRPAPSSDDGSYTITSPHYGPHHGTQATVLEGIGGYELAGSMSYPEPGASTHRTGASCNSCHMSPAADNNSTGGHTFVPNLASCTSCHTDASSFDVNGVQTEVESMLGDLETALINANIIGADGHLLDDSGETLNYGSSLNLTIDEAGAYFNWATVAEDRSMGVHNPAYVKALLQNSIEVFN; encoded by the coding sequence GTGCACGCTGCAGGAGCAAATGTCGGTTATGCCGGTGGTAGAAATGATTGTGCTGCATGCCACTCCCACGAGGGTTTTGTAGAAACACAACATACAGGCAGAGATACCACTGCTGCTGATATACCTATTCCAACAGCAATTGCATGTAATACCTGTCACGACGATCATAACACCCTTGATTTCGAAAATGACGGTACTGACTATGCAATGCGTACAAAAGAGGCAGTTACTTTATTAATTGATGGTACCTCGCTCGATTTTGAGGGTAGTAGTAACTTGTGTGCCAGCTGCCATCAACCACGTAGGCCCGCTCCCAGTTCAGATGATGGGTCTTATACAATTACCAGTCCGCATTATGGCCCGCACCATGGTACACAGGCTACAGTATTAGAAGGTATTGGTGGTTACGAGTTGGCAGGTAGTATGAGTTATCCTGAGCCAGGCGCTTCTACGCACAGAACAGGAGCATCTTGTAACAGCTGCCACATGTCACCTGCTGCTGATAACAATTCTACCGGAGGACACACTTTTGTACCTAACCTGGCAAGCTGCACCAGCTGTCATACCGATGCCAGTAGTTTTGATGTGAATGGTGTTCAAACAGAAGTTGAGTCTATGCTTGGTGATCTGGAAACTGCACTTATTAATGCAAACATTATTGGAGCAGACGGACATCTTCTGGATGACAGTGGAGAAACATTGAATTACGGAAGTAGCCTGAATCTTACAATTGATGAAGCCGGAGCCTATTTTAACTGGGCTACTGTTGCTGAAGATCGCAGTATGGGTGTACATAACCCTGCTTACGTGAAAGCATTGCTTCAGAATTCAATTGAGGTTTTTAATTAA
- a CDS encoding Crp/Fnr family transcriptional regulator, with amino-acid sequence MDFKPCNSCGTCPVGWDNFKNLTEAQIKEIDETRFEARYRAGEMIFKQGTPTPNAVFMADGLAKLYLETEEGKRVIIALIKP; translated from the coding sequence ATGGATTTTAAACCTTGTAATTCTTGTGGAACTTGCCCTGTAGGATGGGATAACTTTAAAAACTTAACTGAAGCCCAAATTAAAGAAATAGATGAAACACGTTTTGAGGCAAGATATAGAGCTGGAGAGATGATATTTAAACAAGGTACGCCTACTCCCAATGCTGTATTTATGGCCGATGGTTTAGCAAAACTATATTTAGAAACAGAAGAGGGGAAGCGAGTGATTATAGCACTAATCAAACCATGA
- a CDS encoding Crp/Fnr family transcriptional regulator translates to MEDSTVCFIGMNMLKKMVHENGDFAEGFLRDISIKGLESLRKIITFSQKKMNGRLAEGLLYLSDKIYNTEDFDCQLTRQEIGELTLMNKESVVRLLKEFDEEGILDVKGGRIKILDKERLNKIMQSG, encoded by the coding sequence GTGGAAGATTCAACGGTATGTTTTATAGGAATGAACATGCTTAAAAAAATGGTGCACGAAAACGGGGATTTTGCTGAAGGCTTTTTGAGAGATATAAGTATTAAAGGACTGGAAAGTTTGAGAAAGATCATAACCTTTAGTCAGAAAAAAATGAACGGCCGCCTGGCAGAAGGCCTTCTTTACCTGAGCGACAAGATTTATAATACTGAAGATTTCGACTGCCAACTTACAAGACAGGAAATTGGAGAGCTTACACTTATGAACAAAGAAAGTGTTGTAAGGCTTTTAAAAGAATTTGATGAAGAAGGCATCCTTGATGTAAAAGGAGGCCGAATTAAAATATTAGACAAAGAGCGGCTAAACAAGATTATGCAATCTGGCTAA
- the ccsB gene encoding c-type cytochrome biogenesis protein CcsB, protein MRKLLFSPATMVVLLIMAAFFMGLATFIENDFGPKAAKNAIYNAWWFEVLLFLLAVNFFGSIFDRKLYKKRKWPVLLFHIAFVIILIGAAITRYFGYEGTMHIREGNASSSILLHEKALKVKPTEAHNFQHFFDYDIENPSSFEEAIELDGETYDITLSKNYNAAIEKAEPSEEGKPTIGFVLAGRSYRGFSYITQGEKRQYGMLTVAFSDTDTAADIRFSYKNDTFFIESRTPIAQGRMGDQQQRKLTAGKTALETKKLYQTANVNLVAQELYESANIIAAPVRAQNHKASRPALIFNVSHNNKDKKVVVWQSREFTNNISTVKFGETSLDFAYGYKVIELPFEIYLNDFEIERYPGSHSPSSFSSHVTIYQEGKDPKPYHIYMNNILKMEGYRFYQSSYDKDEKGTILSVNHDTTGTTVTYIGYFLLTLGLLWSLVSKHTFLRNTKIKTLSVLAFFMFLLTPFSDLKAQHKTHHVSENIVSKKHALKFGKLLIQDDQGRTKPVNTLASDIMRKISRKSKIAGMNPAQFFLEMHVNPENLVHIPFIKVGNDRVQQIIGINSNYASYTDIVAPGKGYKLSGMVEKVYAKAPAERNKADKELIKVDERVNICYGMFTSRFLRLFPAKDSAIDKWQTPDNAWKYAQNPEDSAFLKDVTGVYFQELSKAKKSGDYTQATEILNGIKKYQRSHAQYELPSESKINMELTYYRWNIFKKLFPFYATVGLIYLFILVGSIISGKRFSPWLNRSFMILVLIGFLAHTAGLAIRWYISGHAPMSNGYESMIFVSWVTILAGFLFNRYSPFSLAATAILGGFTLMVANLSFMDPQITNLVPVLKSYWLTLHVSVITGSYGFLGLGAILGIINLILFMLQSKKNKTRINETIESLTVINHKTLILGVIFLTIGTFLGAVWANESWGRYWGWDPKETWSLITIIVYTVVTHARLVKNMNGIFVFNVLSVYAFFSVLMTYFGVNYYLSGLHSYAGGDPVPIPTFVYVSIGLLITLSLLSWVNHKNMRSV, encoded by the coding sequence TTGCGAAAATTATTATTTAGCCCGGCAACCATGGTCGTTCTCCTGATCATGGCTGCTTTTTTTATGGGACTTGCCACATTCATTGAGAATGACTTTGGACCCAAAGCTGCCAAAAATGCAATATATAATGCCTGGTGGTTTGAAGTGTTGCTTTTTTTACTTGCAGTCAATTTCTTTGGATCAATTTTCGACCGAAAACTCTATAAAAAAAGAAAATGGCCCGTATTGCTATTCCATATTGCATTTGTGATCATATTAATAGGTGCTGCAATAACACGGTATTTTGGTTATGAAGGCACTATGCACATTCGCGAAGGCAACGCTTCATCCAGCATACTGCTGCATGAAAAGGCCCTAAAAGTGAAACCTACAGAAGCTCATAATTTTCAGCATTTTTTTGATTATGATATTGAAAATCCCTCTTCATTTGAGGAAGCAATAGAACTCGATGGAGAGACATACGATATTACACTATCAAAAAACTACAATGCCGCCATTGAAAAAGCAGAACCCTCAGAGGAAGGCAAACCAACAATTGGCTTTGTACTGGCGGGCCGATCTTATCGTGGATTTTCATACATTACCCAGGGAGAAAAAAGGCAATACGGGATGCTTACTGTAGCCTTTTCCGATACTGATACTGCGGCAGACATTAGGTTCAGTTATAAAAACGACACGTTTTTTATTGAATCAAGAACACCAATAGCCCAGGGCAGAATGGGAGACCAGCAACAACGAAAACTAACCGCCGGAAAAACTGCACTTGAAACAAAAAAGCTTTACCAAACAGCCAATGTGAATCTTGTAGCACAAGAGTTGTATGAATCGGCAAACATAATTGCTGCACCGGTAAGGGCACAGAACCACAAAGCCAGCCGCCCTGCCCTTATATTTAATGTATCGCACAACAATAAGGATAAAAAGGTTGTAGTATGGCAAAGCAGAGAGTTTACCAATAACATCTCTACAGTAAAATTCGGCGAAACATCGCTCGATTTTGCATACGGTTATAAAGTAATTGAATTACCATTTGAGATCTACCTGAACGACTTTGAAATAGAGCGTTATCCCGGCTCACACAGCCCATCCTCTTTTTCAAGTCACGTTACCATTTACCAGGAGGGCAAAGATCCTAAACCGTATCACATTTATATGAACAACATTTTAAAAATGGAAGGATACCGCTTTTACCAATCATCATATGACAAAGATGAAAAAGGAACGATTTTATCTGTAAACCACGATACAACCGGAACAACAGTGACCTACATCGGCTATTTTCTACTTACGCTCGGCCTGTTATGGTCACTAGTCAGCAAACATACATTTTTGCGCAACACCAAAATTAAAACTCTGAGTGTGTTGGCATTTTTCATGTTTTTGTTAACACCTTTTAGCGACTTAAAGGCACAACATAAAACGCACCATGTATCCGAAAACATTGTATCGAAAAAGCATGCGTTAAAATTTGGAAAACTATTGATACAAGATGACCAGGGCAGAACCAAGCCGGTCAACACACTGGCTTCTGATATAATGCGCAAAATATCCAGGAAATCAAAAATAGCAGGCATGAATCCTGCTCAGTTTTTCCTTGAGATGCATGTTAACCCTGAGAACCTTGTACACATTCCTTTTATAAAAGTTGGAAACGACAGGGTGCAACAAATCATAGGCATAAACTCAAACTATGCCTCCTACACAGATATTGTAGCGCCGGGCAAAGGATATAAACTAAGCGGCATGGTCGAAAAAGTTTATGCAAAAGCACCCGCAGAGCGCAATAAGGCCGACAAGGAACTTATTAAAGTCGATGAGCGTGTAAATATTTGTTATGGTATGTTTACCAGTAGATTTCTTAGACTATTCCCAGCAAAGGACTCTGCTATTGACAAATGGCAAACGCCAGATAATGCCTGGAAATACGCTCAAAACCCGGAAGACTCAGCCTTCCTAAAAGATGTAACTGGCGTATATTTTCAGGAACTTTCAAAAGCAAAAAAATCCGGAGATTATACACAGGCTACCGAAATATTAAATGGGATAAAAAAATACCAGCGCAGTCATGCTCAATATGAGCTCCCATCAGAGAGCAAAATAAACATGGAGCTGACCTATTATCGTTGGAATATTTTCAAAAAATTATTCCCTTTCTATGCCACTGTTGGACTAATATACCTATTCATACTTGTCGGAAGCATTATTTCAGGCAAGCGATTTTCTCCATGGCTCAACCGGTCATTTATGATTCTGGTTCTAATTGGATTTCTTGCACATACAGCAGGACTTGCAATAAGGTGGTACATTTCAGGGCACGCACCGATGAGTAACGGGTACGAATCCATGATTTTTGTATCCTGGGTTACCATTTTAGCAGGATTTCTGTTTAACAGGTACTCGCCATTCTCGCTGGCGGCCACTGCAATCCTGGGCGGGTTTACGTTAATGGTGGCCAACCTTAGTTTTATGGACCCACAAATAACAAATCTGGTTCCGGTACTTAAATCATATTGGCTCACACTACATGTTTCTGTTATTACAGGCAGCTACGGATTCCTCGGGCTTGGTGCTATCCTCGGCATTATAAACCTTATTCTTTTTATGCTTCAAAGTAAAAAGAATAAAACTCGTATTAATGAAACCATAGAAAGCCTTACGGTAATTAACCATAAAACATTAATTCTGGGTGTTATCTTTTTAACCATAGGAACTTTCCTTGGTGCTGTTTGGGCTAATGAATCGTGGGGCCGCTATTGGGGTTGGGACCCTAAAGAAACGTGGTCACTTATAACGATCATAGTTTATACAGTTGTAACGCACGCCAGACTTGTTAAAAA